ACGGATTCATTTCCACTGCCGCCTATGCCGCGGCCTCGAAAATCTGTCCTGCGGTGCGCGATTACTGCGTGCTGTCCCATGCTTCCGCGGAACCCGGATATGCCCGGGCCGTAAAGGCCTTGGGGCTGGAGCCGCTCCTGCACATGGGCTTTCGTCTGGGCGAGGGCACGGGTGCGGCCTGCGCCATGTTTCTGGTGCGCGGCGCGGCCAACATCTACAATGACATGGCCACGTTCGATCAGGCCGGGGTCACGGACGGGACGAAATAGTCCTTGAAGACACAAGGGCGGGCCGTGGTCAGAACCAGCGTCGAATCCGGAAGATCGCGGCCAGCCCGACAGCTATTGCGGCCATGAGTGCAATCAGGGCCGGGTAGCCGTATTCCCACCTGAGTTCGGGCATGTGTTCGAAGTTCATGCCGTATATCCCGGCCAGAAAGGTCAGGGGAATGAAGATGGTGGCCACCAGCGTCAGCACCTTCATGACATTGTTCATGCGCATTCCGGCAAGGGAAATCTGGAGTTCGATCATGCCCGTGAGCAGGGATTGCAGGGTCTGGGCCGCCTCGGCCACCTGCCGGGCGTGGTCGCGCACGTCCATGAGGTAGGGCAGGACATCCTCCGGAAACAGGTCCGTGTCCGCACGCGCCAGTTCATCCAGCACGGCCCGGGTTGCGGTGAACACGTTGCCGAGCAGGATCACTTCCCGCCGGGCATGGTACAGGTTGGTCAGGGCGGCTTCCGTGACCCTGTCCGCCAGCTCGGATTCTATGCGTTCCGCATTGGCATTGATCCTGCCGAGGGCCGCGTAATGCCGATCGATCACGCTATCCATGAGCGCGATGAACAGATAGGCCGCGCCGTAACGCCTGATCCGGGAACCCGGGGTGCGCAGCCTGCGTAGCACATGCGTCCATGTGTCGTCCTCTCCCTCCTGAAACGCCACGACCCGTTCCTGCCCCAGAAACAGGGCCAGATGTTCAGTGGTCCCCGGGCCGGACTCGCCGGGAATCAGCACCTTCAGCACCACGAAAAGCGCATTGTCGAACCAGTCCAGCTTGGTCTGCTGGCCCGTGTTCATGGCGTCCTCCAGAGCCAGGGCATGCACCCCGGCCCATTGGCCCACCCGTTTGATGAAGTCCGCATCGTGCACCCCGGTCAGGGAAAGGAAACTGGTTTCCTCGGCCCCGATTTCCGGGATGGGGGCATCCGGGGCGACACAGTATTCCCGCAGGGAGTCGCGCGTGTAGGCATGCAGGCAGATGGATGGCGTGAATTCGCGGGACACCCCGGAATAGACCAGACTGCCCGGGGACAGACCTTCCTTGACCGAGAGCCGTTTCAGAAAATCAAGCATGGTTTTCCTCCGCGCCTTCCGCCGGAGCCGGACTCGCATGGTGGAGAGTGCGGGTGGGAAAGGCGAAGTCTATGCCGTGTTCCTCGAACCGCTTGACCAGAGCCAGATTGATGGCCTGCTGCACGTCCATGTAGTCCTGATACTCCGGCGACAGCACGTAGTAGACCACCTCGAAATCCAGACTGGATTCCCCGAATCGGGCAAAGTGGGCGCGTTCCAGACTGGCCTTGGGCGTGGCGTTGATGATCTCGCGTACATATCCGGGAATGGCGGCAAGTTCGGCATGGGGCGTGGAATAGATCACACCGAAGCCGAACACCACCCGGCGCCGGAACATGCGGCGGTAGTTCTTGACCCGTGATCCGGTCAGGTCGGAATTGGACAGGATGATCTGTTCTCCGTCCAGACTGCGGATGCGCGAGGTCTTGAGCCCGATGTGCTCGATGGTGCCGCGAACGTCCGCGGAAAGAAAGATGAAGTCTCCGATGCGGAAGGGTCTGTCGAACAGGATGGCGAAATAGCTGAACAGGTCGCCGAGGATGGCCTGCGCTGCAAAGCCCACGGCAATGCCTGCCACGCCGAGACCGGCGAGGATGGTGCCGATCTTCAGCCCCATGTTGTCCAGAATGAACATGGCGGCCACGAGCCATATCAGAATCTTGACCACGGGCAGTACGGCTCTGCCCTTGTGCTCCTTGAGGGATGAGCCCTTGCGCCGCAGGTACACGTCCAGAAAGAACCGGAGCAGGCCGAATCCAAGAGACAGGCCGAGTATGGTGAAATAGATGAGGAATCCGGTGCCCGCCATTTCCATGAACCGGGGCGCGAACGGAAAGGCCTTGAAGAAGACATAGACCGCGATGCCCACGGCCAACCAGAAGAATGCGGACAGGACCTGTCGCAGCGCCAGGGAGTCCATGGCCTCGGAATGGGTTTCGGCCCAGGCAGTCAGTCTGTTGCCCAGTGTCTTGCGGAGCAGGGAGAAAAGGATCAGGGCAGCGATGAACAGTCCGGCGGTGAGCAGCAGCTCTTCCACCGGATGCTGTGCGCTGTTCCATTGGAAAATCGAGTCGAGCAGGCCTGCGGCCTTGGAGGATGTGTTTGCCATGGCCGCAGCATAGCACGTCCGATTGGTGAAAACAAAGAGGGAGCCGTTTCGTGCGACTCCCCTAACCTCAGAATTTCGGCGGCCCCAGAACGATCATTTCCGCGATGGTGTGGTCCACGCGCGGGAGGTTGCGCAGCTTTCTGCCCACAAAGGCCATTTCCAGTTTCGCCAGATCCGCATACAGGGGCGTGCGGTCCACGGCAACCGGTTCGCGTCCGGCCTCGCGCATGGCCGCTGAAAGCTCCTGACACTTCCAGCAGCCCGGGAATTCCACCTTGCGCCCGTCCGGGCGGGTCAGGAAGTTGGGCACTCCGTGCATGCGGCAGATCATGAGGCGGTGCTCGTACAGTCCGCATCTGCCCTGCCCCTCGTCGCCGAGGTTCAGGGGACACATGACGTGCGGCCTCTCGCCTTTGGCAAAGGCCAACCGGGCCTGCTCCACATAGTCCCCGGCCCGCTCGACAATGGTTTGGCGCACGGATTCGTCGAGCTGGTTCAGTCCGTGCCACAGGTAGGCCCACTCGATGTAGGTGTGGTGCTGGAAAAAGGTCAGGCAGCAGTTGCTGGTGCAGCCCTCGCAGGACAGGTTCATGGCGTCTGCGGCCTTGACGTACTGGTCGGACATGCGGGTGTATATGGCAGCCAGCTTGCGGAAGGCGGCCTTGGGTGTCAGCTTGTTCATGGCATTTCGATATGCTTGAGTATCAGGTCCGCGCACTGGTCCGGGGTGTCCCTGTCCGTATGCACGGTGATGTCTGCGACGGCCCGGTACAGGGGCTGCCGTTCATTGTACAGGTCGAGCAGCGACGTGCCCGGGGCAATGGCCAGACCTCGGCCCTCGCCGTTGCCCACGCGTTCCAGAAATGCGGATTTCCCCACTTCCAGATGCACGATGGGGCCGAGGGTCCTGAGCGTGTTCATGGCCTGTTTGCCGTAGATCACGCTGCCGCCCGTGGAAATGACCATGCGGTTGAGGCTCAGGTCGGCCACAAGGTTGTCCTCGATGCGGAGGAATTCCTTCAGCCCGAAGGTGTCCATGATGGATTGCAGGGACAGCCCGTAAAAGGCCTCCATGAGCTGATCCGTGTCCAGATGGCCCCAGCCGAGGCGTTCGGCAAGAAGCGGGGCGAGCGTGCTTTTGCCTGCTCCGGCCATGCCCACCAAAGTGACGCAGGGACGCAACTTCTCGTCGCGTTCCAGTCTGGGAAAGGGCATTGTTCAGCTCCTGACCAGGCAGACGCGGTCCTCGTCGTCGCGTTCCGAGACAAGTACGTTCACGTGTTCGTTGTAATGGGTCTCCACGCGTTTGCCCACGTAGTCGGCCTGAATGGGCAGTTCGCGGTGGCCCCGGTCGATGAGTACGAGCAGTTCCACGCGTTTGGGGCGTCCGTAGTCCAGAATGGCTTCCAGCGCGGCGCGGATCGTCCGGCCCGAGTAGAGCACGTCGTCCACGAGCAGCACCGTGGCGTTTCCGATATCGAACGGGATTTCCGTACAGTTGATCGTGGGCTGGAGTTCCAGATTCGTGGTCCAGTCGTCGCGGTAGAAATTGATGTCCAGCTTGCCCAGAGGGACCTTGCGGCCCAGCCGCTCGTCGAGCAGGCCCTTGACGCGCTCGGCAAGATCGGCGCCGCGTCGCTGGATGCCGATGATGGCCAGTCCGGATTCCTCGCCGTGGCGTTCGTATACTTCGAAAGCCAGACGTTCCAGAGTCCGGGACATTTCCTTCTCACTCAGTATGGTGCCGCATTCCTTCATGGATTTACATCCTCGCTGGTGGAGTATTCATGCACTCACCCACCTATCCCACCAGCTCGGAGCGGTCAACCGCGCGATCGGGCGGGGCAGGGACATTTTCCGAAAATAAAGTGTTGTAGGAATAATTATCGCATCGATGATTGACAAACAGCATGGGAGTCCTTACCTGTCTATTTCCGACCATCGAAAGGAGGCTTTTTTATGATCGAAGTTACCGAAGCTGCCCTGTCGCAGCTTAAAGGCTACTTTGCGGACAAGGAGGCCACTCCGGTCCGTGTGTACCTTGCTGCCGGCGGTTGAGCTGGCCCACGCCTGACTCTGGCTCTGGATGAGCCGAACGACAAGGACGAGGCTTTTGAGGCTGGCGGGTTCACGTTCCTTATAGAAAAGGAACTCATGGCCCAGACCGGAAACGTGAAAATCGACATGACCTATTACGGGTTCACCGTTGATTCCGAAAATCCGGTCGGTGGTGGCGGCAGTTGCTCTTCGGGCGGCTGCAGTTCCGGTTCCTGCTCCTGCGGCTAGACCGGGGGCAGAACAATCTGACCACCAACGCCTCCCTTCCGGGAGGCGTTTTTTTGAACTCCGGCCGGCCGCAAGGCCATGAATCATAACCAATACATCACAGGAGGCCGGCATGCTTACCCTTACCGAAACTGCAAAAGATCATCTCGACGCCTATTTTGCCGACAAGGAGAAAAGCGACATTCGCGTATATCTTGCCAGCGGCGGGTGCTCGGGCGTGGTCCTGACCCTTGCACTGGATCAGCGCAAGGATAACGACAAGGTCATTGAACAGGGAGGCTATTCCTTTCTGATCAATCCCGATCTGCTGGAATCCACCGGCCACATTTCCGTGGACGCCAGCGAATACGGGTTTCAGGTTGTTTCCGAAAACAAGGTCGGTGCCAGCGGCAGCTGCGCCTGCTCCTCGGGCTGCGCCTGCGGCTGCTGATATACATCGATCCGCATGGAACAAGACAAGGCCCCCTGACCGTTGATACGGCAGGGGGTCTTTTGTTTTTTCCTTTCATCCTTCCATGCCGGTCCGGCCGGAAGCCATGCGGCATGTCCGCCTAGTAGGCGTGCATGGTGGGACCGTCCTCCTCTTCCCAATCCTCTTCATCGGCTGCCTGTCCGCCGGTCAGCACGGCGCCAGCCTTGTAGGTCTTGTAGAAGCGCGGGCAGTCGTCGCCGCAGACATAGGCGCCGGGAGTCAGATTCCTGCCCTTGAAGGCCGGGTAGTCCTTTCCGTAGCGATAGGCGCGATGGATGTAGTTGTTGGCGATGTCGTAAGGAGTCATTGCGGACTTGGAGGCATACTGCTTGCCCTCGTCAAACAGGCAATGGGCTTCATCGCCGAAGATCGGATTCACGAATTCCCATACCACCTTGGGGGTCTTGCCGCCGGTGACCTCGATGAGGTGGCCCTGACCCGTGGAGGTGATGAAGGTATTGCCGTTGGGCAGACGCTGCGCACCGCCCTGATACATGGAGTAGAAGCTGTTGCTCAGCCTGCTCTTGTACTGCCAGACGATCCTGCCGGTTTTCGGGTCCATTTCCACGGCCCGGGAGCGGTTGCCTTCGGGCGCCTTCCAGCCGTTGTCGAAAATCAGGAAGTGCCCGTTTTCCAGAGCACTGACATGATGCGCGCCAAAGAGTTCCTGGTCACCGTTGTCGATGAAGGTGGGCGCCTTGCCTGCAGCGTGGGTGCTCGGGTTGCCCCAGCGATACACGATGTCGCCGGTCTTGCGATCGATCACGTAGAATTCGCCGAAATTGCGCGAGTTCAGGATCACGTGCTTGTTGTCCGGAGTGACGTCGACCGAATTGCAGTGGGTCCAGTCGATCACGTCCATCAGTTCGACCACGTCGCGGTCGCCCTTGAGGCTCCAGTTGATGTCGATTTCATCGGGGCCGGTACCGATGTGATCCCAGACATGCCATTCCCACACGACCTTGCCATTTCTGTCCACTTCCTGAATGTAGTCGACCCAGGTGTACTTGAAGGTCATGTCCCAGAGCTTGAGACCGCCCTCGGGCATGGCCTTGGGATCACGGCCCTTGGCAATGGCTTCCTTGTTGGTCTTCCGTTCCCAGCAGAGCACGAGGGTATTGCCGTTGGCGAGCCTGCGAAAGGAGTGGTGCTGAAGCGAGGTGTCACTGAAATTCCTGTATTGCCAGACAAGATTGCCGTCCCAGTCGAATTCCTGGAGCAGTCCTCCTTCGCCGCCGAAACCGACGGTCGCGGGCTTGTCCAGATGGCTGGCGCGCAGCAGGTGGCCGTTGGGAAGCAGTTGCGAATGTGCACCGGCCTTGTTCTCATGGCTCCATGTGTGCACCACGTTGCCTTCCATGTCGATCAGATACGTGGTCGTTCCCATGCCGGGATCGAAAAGCGTGTATCCTTCGAAAGCGGCGTCCCTGTCGTATTTCAGGACGCCCGTCGGGCCCACGAGCGCCTCGTATGCGTGAACGGGAACAGCGAACATCAGCAACAGCAATGCTGCCAATGCGGAATAGTGATAGCGTGAAAACGTATGCATGCTTCCTCCTCTAAGGAAAGTTTGATTCGTGAATATCGCAAGAAGCATGCCTTTCGGGAATATCATGGAAGCCTATGTGTCAGGGGCGATTGGCTGACAGGAAAGACGTTCAAGTGGTGCGCCGATTCGCACAATCCGGCTGCACACTGTGCGGAGTGACGTACAGCAGGGTGAGAGGTTCTTCGGCATACCGGATGCGGATTGCGGAAGAAATGCAACGACATGAATTGAAGAAATGTCGAAACATGTCTGAGAACGGATTCGAAAAATGAAAAAAAGCGGACCTTGGGGTGTACGAAAATCGCATTTTTTGAAATCGATTTTCGGCAAAAGATGTCGGTCCAATTGAAAAGAGCGCCTGCAAAGGCGCTCTTTTCAATTGGACCGCAAACCGGTTTGCCCGGCGTCCGAAAGACGGTTTCGTGTGGCGACCATTCTCTTCAAACCCTCTCATGATAGGGCCGCCGAACCGTTTTCGAGTCTGTCAGAGTCCCGCATGGCGCAATGCCTGTGTCTGCTTGCGGGTGGTTTCAAATTCCCTGAACGCGTTTCAATGCCAGTCGAAATTGCTGTTTCAAGGAAGTGGGTACAGGCAGCGAATCGTTGCGGATGGGGACCGAAGAGTGATTCGTTTTTGCCAGTTTCAGCCTGCTGAAATTATCCTCTGACAAATGAGTCTCCCTCATTTTCTGCGCGACCGTAGCGTAAAATCGATCGAAATGCGAGAGAATGAAGAGCGTTTTTTTGCATTTTTCGTATAAATGGGAAGCATTCCTGCGTCGTTGGATCGTGTTGGAAACAAAAATCGGACAAGATTGTCGAAAGGTGCGGTTCCGTTTCAGTCATTTTCCCAGCCAATCCGGGCGGCGTTCCAGGGAGATTTCATCCACGAAATTCAGCTCGCCCTTGACGATTTCATACAGGAAGATGGACATGTTCGGCCTGTGGTCATCTCGGAAATAGCTGATTTTGGGGGCAAGCCCCATGGGATCGTAGTCGCGCAATCGTTCCAGCGCGGCCTTCAGGGTTTCTCCGTTGAGCTTTCCGGCCGAGGCCGCATGCCGCATGCCTTCGGCCATGACCAGACTGGAAACAAAGCCGCGTATGTAATGGGTGGGGCGTGGCTGGTTGGCGGAATACTTCAGTATGACGGGCATTCCCGGCACATCCTGACCATAAACCGCTGCCGCCTGATTGCAGAACGTGCCCTCGGCCGCCTTGCCTGCGAATCTGGGCAGACTTTCGTCGCATCCCCATATGCTGGTAAAGAACGTGCTTTTCATGCCGAGGTTTCCGGCCGCACTGAGGGTTTCGGCCGTGGAGGACGTGAAGCCGCCGGCCCAGACGAAATCCGGTTTCCCGTTCCTGAGGTTGAGCATGCCGTCCGTCGCATATGTGGAGGAAAGGCTGGCGGTGAATTCCCCGACAATCCTGTAGCCCAGTTCCCGGGCATAATGACGGGCCGCAGGGATGGGTGATCTGCCGTAGGGGCTGTTCGGATAGGACAGGGCTAGGCGCGGGGCGCGGTTCTGTTCCCATTTTTCGCGGAAATATTTGAGAGCCGCGCGAATCTGGGTCGAATAGTCCGCTGCCGTGAAGAAATTGTATGGGGCCAGTGCCGGGTCGGCGAGATGGGCGGAATAGGATGCGGAGAACGCCACGATCCTGTCCTGCCGGAGCAGTCGGACCAGAGCGTCGGTCAGGCCTGTGCCGAAGGTCTGGACGCAGACCGGCTCGTCGGCTTCCACCATGGCATTGTAGAGGGCCACGCCCTGTTCCACGTCATAGCCCGTGTCGCGAAGGTCGAAATGGATGGGCCTGCCGTTTATCCCGCCGGTGTCGTTGATGTATTCCACCCCGGCGCGCAAGCCCTGCGCATAGGGAACGCCAACGGCCGACCCCGGGCCGGACAGGTCGATCAGCCCGCCGACCCTGATGGGTCTTTGGGCGTTGGTAAAGGGGAGGTTGCCGTCGCAGGCGGCAAGGATGAGGAACAGCATCAGACATGCGACTGGGGCAAGCCTGTGCCGGAACCGTGTAAAAAAGTTGTCTTTCCGGACGCAACGGGACTGATGCTGAAAGCCGGTTTTCATGGTCCCGGCATAGCACGTTCAGAATCTGAAAGCGTGTATTTTCTGCCGGAACCGTGCGGGGTGAGCCGGTTCGGGAAGTATCAGGACCAGGCGTCCATGAAATCCGAGGCGCCCACCAGCTTGTATCCGCGCTCCTGAAGGGCTGCAGCCACAGGGGACGGGTCCTCGATGTCCACGCGAACCACCACGATGCGACGACCGTTGTGGAAGAACGTGCCCGTGGAGATGATGGAGAGTTTCATGTTGGCGATCACGCCTGCCACTTCGTAGAGCACGCCGGAGCGGTCCGCCACCTCGATGGTGATGCGGGAGCCGCCTTCGCGATAGCCCATTTCCTCGGTGAGCACGTCCAGCATGACATTGCGGTTGATGTACCCGATGAGGGCGTCGTTTTCATCCACAACGGCCAGGCCTGCGAGGTTCATTTCATACATCATGTCCGCGGCGGCTTCGATCTCGGTTTCCGGGGAAACGGTCTGGATGTCCTTGCGGACGATCTTGCCCACGGTCAGCTTGCTCATGAGGTAGCTGAGTTCGTGTTTTTCCAGCGAGGTCATGATGCTCGGCAGGGCCGCGCTGATGTCCTCCTTGCGCACATACCCGACAAGCCTGTCGTCCTCGTCTACGACAAGGAGCATCCAGAGCTTGCTGTCTTCCAGCGTTTTCTGGGCATCCTTGACCAGGGTCTTGGGAGTGACCTTGACGAAATCACGAAGCATCTTGAGTCCGACGAACATGTACAGTCTCCTCTTGCAGGCCGGGTTGTCGGGTTACGAGTGACAAATGAAAAGCAACTTCCTCTGCGCCCGGATACACATTTTCCGCGAACCACGCAATGGTGCCTTTGTGTGGCCCGTTTTTGTTTTCGGGCCGGATGAGAGGGGGAAGGCGGGTGTCAGTGCCCGCCGAGATACAGGGTATAGATGCGCCGGAGCATGGATGCCGGGGTCTGCACGTCCCAGTGTCCGGTGGTCACGGCCCAGACGTAGAAGCCCAGAAGCACGGTCACGGCGGTTCCTCCGAGAGCCATCCAGTGCACGCGTCGGCGACCAGCAAGGGTCACGGAAAGGCAGCCGTCCACCGGACAGGCGGATACGCATTCCCCACAGCCGATGCAACGCGGGGAGCGTATGGTGATGCCTTTTTCCACGTCGATGCCTGCGGGACAGGCCGAAGTGCAGCGCGAACAATGCGCACAGGATTCCGGGGTACGCGTTACCGCCATGGGCGAGAAACAGCCGATCAGGCCGAGCAGCGCACCGTACGGGCACAGAAATCGGCACCAGAAATTGCGGATCATGAGGGTCAGCAGGACGAGGGCACCGATCACGGACAGGGCGAACGCGCTCGGGCTCAGGAAGAATTGCAGCATGCGAGCGTCTGCAGTCAGGTTGTACGGACCTTTCAGGAATTGGGATACGCCAGCGCTGTCCATGCCCAGCAGAATGGTGAACAGGAAGAATCCCAGCGCCGCATAGCGCAGCAGGGAAAGGGGCACGGCCACAACTTTCGGAAGCGCGCGAGCCAGCCCGAGCCTTTTGCCAAGCCGTTCCAGCAGGGAGGAGACGAACCCCACCGGGCAGATGTGGCCGCAGAACCCGTTGCGGGCCAGAAAGGCCATGATCATGAACGCCATGAACAGGGTGAGTCCCGCCGGATGCACCATGTCCCACTGCCCGGTGTCCAGCCACTGCCGGAATCCGAGGAGCGCGCTGATGGGCAGAAAGCCCTCCACGGCTCCGGGTTTGGCCACAAAGGTTTCGGATGCGCCGGTGGCCCATTGCAGAAACAGGGCGAATCGGCAGCCTGCATATATGCAGAACAGAGTGAAGCCCGTCTGCAGGCCGAAACGGAAAATTCTGGGGGAAAAAAGCACGTGTTTCATGGAACCTCCCTTGCGGGGTTCGGCTTCTAGCTTCATCACGGACGGGTGGCAAGCATGTGCAGATTTTGCGCACGGCGGGCGCAGGGCGGAAAGGGAAAGGCTCAGTCGGCGTTGTCCATGCCCGGTTCTGCGGTCATGGCTTCGAATCCGGACACGATGTCGAGCAGTTCGCCGGTGATGGTGTTCTGGCGGGTCTGGCGGAAGTCGGCCCAGAGTGCGTCGCGCATTTCCATAATGTTCTTTTCCGCTGCCTGCATGGCTGCGAGCCGAGCCGCGTTTTCCGCGGCAAGAGATCGGGCCAGCGCACCGTACAGGGACACGAACAGGTGCTGACCGAACAGGGCCGCGAACAGGGATTCCGCGCCGTTCATGGCCTTGGGCAGGCAACGGCTCGGCCATTCCGGGCGTTTTGCTGCATCGCGGGCAATGGGCAGAACCGTGACGTTTCGCGGTTCGTAGCCCTGAAGCCCGGTTGGGCTGTTGAATACGGTATGGAAGCGGTTTCCGGCCCGACTGCGTTCCCAGCGGGCAAGGGCGCGACTCACGGTTTCCACGGATTCATTGGCTCCGGCAAGCGTGCCGGGCATGGCAAAATGGCGTTCCGGCTCGAATCCCGCATCCTGAAGTCCGGCACGCATGCGTTCGCCTGCGCTCCAGAAAAGCACGTCCTGTGCTTCGGCGCGCAGGCTGCCCGCGCTTTTCAGGGCCGCATCCAGCACCACTTCATTGAATGAGCCGCACATGCCCTGATCCGAACCCACGGCAAGGATCACTGCCTGATTCCCGGCCCGGCGTGGAGCCACGGACCCGCCGGACAGGAACAGCACGTCCCAGCCCTTGTCCACCACGTCCCTATATCCCTCCAGCGACCGAGCAGCCCGTTCGAAATGGCGGATGTTTACCGCAGCCAGACTCTTCATGGTCTTGACCACGCCGAGCAGATCCGTGGTGGTGCGGATGCGCTTTTGCAGGGCCTGGAGCGTATCCACTAGTCGTCCTCCGCCTCGGGTGCTTCCTGATCCGCATCCTCGGGCACCAGCTCCCGGGCAATGGCTGCAATGTCCGAGGACAGGGATTCCCAGCCCGGATCATCGGGTTTCATGTCCGCAATGGAATCAAGACCGCCACGCCTGTCTGCGAGCTGTTTCAGCACATGCGTCTGTGCTTCGGCCATGCGATCGGGCGGGAGCGCGTCAAGACTGCCCTGATTCACGGCCAGAAGCACGGCGGTCTGTTCTCCGGCAGTGAGCGGAGAGAATCGGTCCTGCTTGAGGATTTCCCGTACCACCCTGCCGTGTTCCAGTTTGGCTCTGGTTTCGTTGTCCAGCCGTGTGCCAAACCGGGCGAATGCCTCCAGTTCCTGAAACTGGGAGTAGGTCAGACGCAGGTCGCCAGCCACCTTGCGATAGGCAGGGGACTGGGCGCGGCCGCCCACGCGGGACACGGACATGCCCACGTCCACGGCTGGAAGCACGCCCTTCTGGAACAGGTCCGGGTTCAGATATATCTGGCCGTCCGTGATGGAGATCAGATTGGTGGGAATGTAGGCGGAAATGTTCTGAGCCTCGGTCTCGATGATGGGCAGGGCCGTAAGCGTGCCGCCACCATATTCGGGTTTGAGGTGGGTGGAGCGTTCCAGCAGCCGGGAATGGATGTAGAAGATGTCGCCCGGGAAGGCCTCGCGTCCGGGCGGACGGCGCAGGAGCAGGGAGAGCTGGCGGTATGCCTGCGCGTGGCGTGTCAGGTCGTCGTACACGATGAGCACGTCCCGGCCCTGACTCATGAAATGTTCGCCCATGGTCGTGGCTGCGTAGGGGGCCATGTATTGCAGGCCGGACGGGTCGCCGCCTTCCACCACCACGGCGAGCGTGTAGCTCATGGCATCCCGTTGCCGCAGTTCTTCGAGGGCGCGGGCCACGCTGGAACTGCGCTGGCCTATGGCGCAGTAGATGCAGATCACGTCCCTGCCCTTCTGGTTGCAGATGGCGTCAAGGGCGATGGCTGTCTTGCCGGTCTGGCGGTCGCCGAGGATCAGTTCGCGCTGGCCCCGGCCGATGGGGACCAGGGTGTCCACCACTTTGAGTCCGGTCATGAGTGGCGTATCCACGGGCGCGCGGTGCAGGATGGGCGGGGCCTCGCGCTCCGCAGGCAGCCGTTCTTCCTCCCGGACCGGGCCTTTGCCGTCCAGCGGGCGGCCGAGCGGGTCGATGACCCTTCCCAGAAGGGCGTTGCCCACGGGCACGTCCAGCACGCGGCCCGTGCGCGTCACCTCGTTCCCGGCTCCGAGATTCTCCCCGTGCCCGAGCAGGGCGATACCCACGCCTTCGGGCAGGATGTCCAGCGCCATGCCCGGGACCTCGCCGCCGAGCAGCAGCAGTTCCTCGGCCCGGACTGCGCCCAGTCCGGTCGCCCGGGCCACGCCCTGCGCAATGGACTTGATGCGGCCCACTTCGGACGGGGCCGCGTCCGGCGCGAATCCGTCCACGCTTTGGCGCACTGCGTCCAGCGCCTGATCCATCGTGGATTCCAGAAATTCCTTGCTCATGTGTCGGCCTCCGTTTCGGCCAGTCCCTGAAATACCGCATTCTCCACGGAGTCCAGATACGCGGACAGGTTCCATTCCCACTTGCGATCCCCGGCCAGCAGGGCAATGCCGAATCCGAGTTTCGGCTCAAGGGTGATGGACAGGTCTCCAGCCCGGGGGAACCGCTTGCGACCTTCGGTTTCCAGACGTTGCTGCATGTCCGGAGACAGTTCGAATCCCGTGCGGACCACGAGGTTGCCCGTGATTTCCGGGGCTGGCTGTGCATCCAGCTTTTCGAGGAATGCGTCCACGGCCCGGGCATTGAGATCGGCCCCGGACAGGTCATGCAGCGCCTTGGCGGACAGGGCCACCACCTCATGCCCGATGCGGCGGCGGAGCGTGCCCTGAAGCGCGCGCTGCTCGCGAGTCAGTTCGTCGCGCCAGCGGTCGCGTTCCCGATCCGCTTCGGTTCTGGTTGCGGCAAGGGCCTGTTCGCGCCAAGCCTCGGCCTCGGTTCTGGCCTGTTCCAGCACCTGTTCGCGCCGGGCGCGCGTCTGCTCGGTCTGGTCGGCGAGTTCGCGCGCCCGTTCGTCCGCCTCCTGTCGCGCATGAC
Above is a window of Pseudodesulfovibrio tunisiensis DNA encoding:
- a CDS encoding mechanosensitive ion channel family protein; this translates as MANTSSKAAGLLDSIFQWNSAQHPVEELLLTAGLFIAALILFSLLRKTLGNRLTAWAETHSEAMDSLALRQVLSAFFWLAVGIAVYVFFKAFPFAPRFMEMAGTGFLIYFTILGLSLGFGLLRFFLDVYLRRKGSSLKEHKGRAVLPVVKILIWLVAAMFILDNMGLKIGTILAGLGVAGIAVGFAAQAILGDLFSYFAILFDRPFRIGDFIFLSADVRGTIEHIGLKTSRIRSLDGEQIILSNSDLTGSRVKNYRRMFRRRVVFGFGVIYSTPHAELAAIPGYVREIINATPKASLERAHFARFGESSLDFEVVYYVLSPEYQDYMDVQQAINLALVKRFEEHGIDFAFPTRTLHHASPAPAEGAEENHA
- a CDS encoding IscA/HesB family protein translates to MLTLTETAKDHLDAYFADKEKSDIRVYLASGGCSGVVLTLALDQRKDNDKVIEQGGYSFLINPDLLESTGHISVDASEYGFQVVSENKVGASGSCACSSGCACGC
- a CDS encoding IscA/HesB family protein codes for the protein MIEVTEAALSQLKGYFADKEATPVRVYLAAGGUAGPRLTLALDEPNDKDEAFEAGGFTFLIEKELMAQTGNVKIDMTYYGFTVDSENPVGGGGSCSSGGCSSGSCSCG
- a CDS encoding aryl-sulfate sulfotransferase; protein product: MHTFSRYHYSALAALLLLMFAVPVHAYEALVGPTGVLKYDRDAAFEGYTLFDPGMGTTTYLIDMEGNVVHTWSHENKAGAHSQLLPNGHLLRASHLDKPATVGFGGEGGLLQEFDWDGNLVWQYRNFSDTSLQHHSFRRLANGNTLVLCWERKTNKEAIAKGRDPKAMPEGGLKLWDMTFKYTWVDYIQEVDRNGKVVWEWHVWDHIGTGPDEIDINWSLKGDRDVVELMDVIDWTHCNSVDVTPDNKHVILNSRNFGEFYVIDRKTGDIVYRWGNPSTHAAGKAPTFIDNGDQELFGAHHVSALENGHFLIFDNGWKAPEGNRSRAVEMDPKTGRIVWQYKSRLSNSFYSMYQGGAQRLPNGNTFITSTGQGHLIEVTGGKTPKVVWEFVNPIFGDEAHCLFDEGKQYASKSAMTPYDIANNYIHRAYRYGKDYPAFKGRNLTPGAYVCGDDCPRFYKTYKAGAVLTGGQAADEEDWEEEDGPTMHAY
- the pyrR gene encoding bifunctional pyr operon transcriptional regulator/uracil phosphoribosyltransferase PyrR, giving the protein MKECGTILSEKEMSRTLERLAFEVYERHGEESGLAIIGIQRRGADLAERVKGLLDERLGRKVPLGKLDINFYRDDWTTNLELQPTINCTEIPFDIGNATVLLVDDVLYSGRTIRAALEAILDYGRPKRVELLVLIDRGHRELPIQADYVGKRVETHYNEHVNVLVSERDDEDRVCLVRS
- the thrB gene encoding homoserine kinase is translated as MPFPRLERDEKLRPCVTLVGMAGAGKSTLAPLLAERLGWGHLDTDQLMEAFYGLSLQSIMDTFGLKEFLRIEDNLVADLSLNRMVISTGGSVIYGKQAMNTLRTLGPIVHLEVGKSAFLERVGNGEGRGLAIAPGTSLLDLYNERQPLYRAVADITVHTDRDTPDQCADLILKHIEMP
- the corA gene encoding magnesium/cobalt transporter CorA, with amino-acid sequence MLDFLKRLSVKEGLSPGSLVYSGVSREFTPSICLHAYTRDSLREYCVAPDAPIPEIGAEETSFLSLTGVHDADFIKRVGQWAGVHALALEDAMNTGQQTKLDWFDNALFVVLKVLIPGESGPGTTEHLALFLGQERVVAFQEGEDDTWTHVLRRLRTPGSRIRRYGAAYLFIALMDSVIDRHYAALGRINANAERIESELADRVTEAALTNLYHARREVILLGNVFTATRAVLDELARADTDLFPEDVLPYLMDVRDHARQVAEAAQTLQSLLTGMIELQISLAGMRMNNVMKVLTLVATIFIPLTFLAGIYGMNFEHMPELRWEYGYPALIALMAAIAVGLAAIFRIRRWF